The genomic region AACACTACAAGCGTCTCGGGCGGAAGTTCGGTTTCACCGCTTTCTACGACGCGTATGCGGTAAAAATCGCCGTTCACTTTGATACCCGTGGCGTTATCAAAATCGCGTCTTTGCGTTCTGTAGAGGTTACCTTTTTCAACCCCGGTGCCGGTGGTGCCGTAAGCCACGCCCTTGGGAGTAAAGCGCGGGCGAATCACCATCACACCGAGCGGTACCAACACGCCTGCGAAAACAGCCATGCTGACCAACTGCCAGGGTAGTGTGAAACCAAGGGCCGCAATGGCGGCGGTAAAAGCCGCCGCGATACCTAGTGCAAGCAGCACCATTGCCCCAGAGCTAAGTTCGGCCAAGCTCAGCAGCAGGGCGACAACCAACCAGCTATAAGCAGGGTCCCAGTCCATGTGTGCTCCTATGCAAACTATAAAGGGTGCTATCGCCAGAGTAACGCACTCGGAACCGCTTGACCTGTGGGTAGCCCATAGGTTTTAAACTTTAATGGTTGCTAACGCCTATTTCTCTTAGCGTTATCTGTTGTTTACAGGCTATTTCTTAAAGGAAAGGTGTTATGAGTTCCAATATGGCTGAGCGTTTACAAAACCGCTGGAAAATGATGGCAAGCGTATGTGCAGTGGCGGGGCTGTTGGTCGCTCCCACTGTTTATGCCCATCACCACGACACCGATAATGGCCATGCCGGTCATGGGCAGCACGAGAGCACTGGCCAAGACCACCGCGGCAACCCGGCGGTAGCCGCGTATCAAGCCGCCAACGACCGCATGCATGAAGATATGTCGATGTCATTCACCGGTGAGCCGGATGTGGATTTTGCCAAAGGGATGATTCCTCACCATGAAGGCGCCATCGCCATGGCGGAAATTGTTCTTGAGCATGGTGAGGACGAAGATATTCGCCAGCTGGCGCAAGAAATAATCGACGCCCAAGAGAGTGAAATCGCTTTCTTGCGTGAATGGTTAGCGCAACAGGGCCACTAAGCCGCTCCTAAACGCTTGCCGTCGTAACCTCAACAACTACCCACAAAGACGCTAGATAGGGTGCTATTCTTCCGGCTTAACTATTTTCCTCCTAACGAGGGTGATAAAGGAGAGCCGCGTGTCGGGTGTTATTTACTGGTTGGATATGGCGGGGGTGATTGTATTTGCCCTTTCCGGGGTGATCTTAGCGTGCCGTTCGCGGATGGACCCGTTCGGCATGCTGGTATTAGCCGCGGTCACCGGCATTGGTGGCGGCACCCTGCGTGATTTAGTACTCGGCGTGCGGCCAGTGTTTTGGGTGACAGACCCTACCTATCTATGGGTTGTTTTCGCCACGGTAGGCGTGTCGCTGATTGGGTTTCACTATATCCACCGTTTGTCCCGGGGCTTTTTACCGGTTGCGGATGCCTTTGGGCTTGCACTGTTTACCGTGATAGGTACGCACAAAGCGCTGTTGTTGGGGGCGCCTGGCGTGGTGGCGGTGCTAATGGGGATGATGACCGGCGTGGCGGGCGGCATGATTCGTGATGTGCTGGCCCAACGAGTGCCTATGGTGCTGCGGGAAGAGATTTATGCCACCGCCTCCTTGGCGGGAGGAGTTGTGTATGTGGCACTGCATACGCTTGGCGCGCCGCTTACTGCCACCATTGCGGCTTCCCTAATGGTGACGTTAGGGCTGCGGTTAGCCGCTATTCATTGGCACTTAGCGCTGCCCGTATTTGCTTGGGTAACGCTGCCGCCGAAAAACAACGATGCCGCCGCGCCACTCTCTACCCCTGAAAAAGCCAAAGAGCGGGTGCGCATTATTCGGCGAGAGCGGACCCGCCGCTAGTTGTTGGTAGTTGAAAGCTACACCCACGCTCTGATCCTTCAGGGCCTGGGAAAGCGCTGTGCTTCCCGCCAGCGCTCAAACCAGCGCCTTGGCTGCCATACGCGTAAAGAAGGCTCGCTATCGACCAGTTCGACGCCAACGCCCACTGACCCCAACTGTGCATACAGTGCGCCATTAGCGCTTTTATCTGCCAATACCACATCAGAAAGCAGTAATAGCGGGCCGCCGGTGAGCGTTACATCCTGCAGGCTAATCTGTTCGCCGTTAATGCGTAGCTGCGCGGTGCCATCAATATGGCGCACGTTTAACAATCGGCCTAGCCAGTCACTTTCTCGGGCGCGGGTTAGAAACAGCCTGGCCAACAGGCCGGAATCGCGCATGCTAAGGCGCAGTTGGCTGCTTAAACGAACGGGGTCATCCCACTCCAACTCTGCTTCATCCATGGCGAGCTGTACCCACCAGCCGGCATCCTGCGCACCAGCCTCACTTTGCCGGAGTACGTTTTCAAGGCGCAAAAACGAGTCATCGGCGGTAAAACGTCGCGTTTCAAGGTCGCCCTCGGTGAGCTGTAAGCGCAGCTCCACATCTCCCCGTAAATGCTGCTCAAGCAGCGCCAGCTCTGCCCCAAAAGCGCGCAGGTGGATCTCTCCCTGGGCGGTTGACCCCTCTAATAACCACTCGCTGGAGAGACTGGCTTGACCCCCGAGTAGTTCGACCCCTGTATCTTCCGGCAGGTAGTGGTTATAGCGGGTGAAGTCGGGGACTTCGGTAATAGGTAGTGCGATACGGGTGGTGAAGTATCGGGGTTCAGGGGACGCCAGTACATCGCTAAAGCGCTCGGTTTGGGTGGTCAGTGCAAAATGCCGACCCTCCAGGTGAGGGCGCTCATCGCCTTGGCGGCGAAGTGAAAAGCGAGGAATGCCGAGCGAAAGCTGCGCCTGCTCGGCCGTGTCGAGTTGCGCCGTTAGCTCACCTCGTCCGGTGGCGAGGTAGTCTAAAAACGCGACTTCAAGCTGGTTGGCGTTCACCCGTAGGCGAGTGGGGGAAAGTAGGCGGTTATCGCGAAACGCCCCCTGGGCAAATAGCTGGCCGTCACCGGAAAGGGCCAGGCCGTGGGCATCAGGAAGAAACGCATTTAAAAAGCCTAGCCGCTGTACGCTGCCTTCCAGTACAAACTCGCCGCTGAGGGTATCGTGGTTCTGAAAGCGTCCTTCACGTAGCACAAGCGTGCTTTCCAAGCGCTCGCTGGGGGCTTGGATGTCGGCTATTTGCCAACTTAAGCGTGTTCCGCTGAGATCCAGCGCTGAGCCATCCGTGGTGGCCCGGTGAATATTCAGATGTAGCTGGGCATCGCTTTCCAGGGTGCCGGAGCGTTCATTGTGCTGCCAGCGGGTGGTTAGCTGCTCGCCTGCAAGGTGTATCTCGCCGCTTAGCTCGGCGGTGGTAAAGGCAAGCTCGCCACGGCTGGCTGCTTGGGCGCTGAGTAGCTGAAGCGGGCCGGGGCTGGGCAACACGGCACCTAGATAGCTTTGCAGCACGCTGATATCCGGTAGGCGCGCGTCCTCCCAATTTAGTTGGCCAGAAGCTTGCTCTTGCGCGTGCTCCGGGTCAATTGGGCTACGTGCTTCCAGCGTGATGTCGGCATCTGCCAGTAGCGTTTGTTGGCGGTGTCTGAGCGTGGCATCACTGAGTACGAGCGTGGCATTAAGGGTTTCATCGGGAGAAAGCGCTGCTGTTAGTGAGCCATCGCCCTGGGCAGAAAAATCAAGCAGCTCAGCGCCCAGCGTTTGGGCTTGCACCTTAAGTGAAGCCTGATGAGGCCGCGAATCGAGGAGGGTGGCGCTGGCCTCGATATGGCCGCTACCGGAGAGCCGTATTCCTTGGCCCTCAACGGTGTGGGCGAGGTAGCGGTCCAGCATATCTAATCGGGTGACATTGCCCTGTATTTCCACGCTTACGTCGGTGGGAAGGTCTAGCTGGTCGAGATGCCGGTTGGGCACGCTGGTGGCTAAACGTAGCTGGGTATCGGTGGCGTAGGTGTGTGTGTCGGCAAGTACGACCTCGTTTAGCTGGGTTGAAAAATGCAGCTGGTCAGCCTCTACGGATAAGCGCACCTGCCCTTCACCGCTAGCCGTGTGGTGGGGCGGTGGGGCGTCGGGCATTAGCCAGCGGCGGGTTTCCTCGGTTGGCCGCAGGCGCTGCTCGTCAAGGGTGACACGCAGAGTAGGGGCATCCAGAATCAGCTCGCTGTCAGGTTGGAATTGGCCGTTCGCAAGATTAAGTTCACCTGACAAGGCGCCACGACCATTCAGCGTTAACCAGGGCAGCGCTTCTAAATAGGGCATGAAAACATCCCAAGCGTCTGCTTGGGCGTTGATAGAAAGCTCTGCCGAAAAGGCGCTCAGCAGGGCTGCTGTTAACTCATTACTTGATGGCTGTGTCGTGACGAGTGGCTCAAGCGTGGCATCAGCACGCAGATTGATATCGCGTACCAGCGTGGCTTGGTCACTTAAGCGCAGCAAGCGCCCTTGGGTAATGTCTAACGATGCGCTGGGAACCGCCAAGTTGTCACGGCTTAATTGGGTGTTGCTCACCTGCAGCTGGCCTTCCGCTTCTAGGGCAATATCGCCCACGGTTAGGCGGCGAATACCCAATGCATCCAGCGCCTGTATATGCAGCTCGCCACGCAGTAGCCCCAGCAGCGAGAGGGAAAGCGTGGCCTGGCGGGCTTCCACTGCAATGGGAAGTGCGCTGTCATCGCGCGCCAGGTAGAGATTTTCCACCTCCCAGCGCCCAGGGTGAAGGCTGGTCGCGTCTGTCCAGCGGATTTCCACACCGTCAATCTGTGAGATGCGCTGGGGTAGCCACTGGCTATTAAGCAGCCATGTACTGCCTATTAGCCATGTTAAGGCGACCAGCAGGGCGCTTAGCAGAGTGATTACGAGCAGGCGTGGCAAGCGGCGCGGCGCGTGTTTCGTGTTCGTCATACGGGCTTCCTAGCAGGTGACTCCTTTTGGCGCATGTTTTATGGCATTATGCGCGTCGTAAGGCAGTGATGGGTTTTCGATTTCAACGCTAGGCAGGCAGCAAAGCCATGTTCAAGGATTTTTACGCGCAGCGCGGAGAGTATGTGGTGATCTCCGCTGAGCAGGCCAGCCGCTTCGCTAAGGGCGTGGCCGGTGATTACAACCCAATTCATAATCCGGATGCGCGGCGTTTCTGCGTGCCGGGTGACCTGCTGTTTACGCTGGTGCTGGTAAAATTTGGGTTGTCGCGACAAATGGAGTTTCGCTTTACCAATATGGTGGGCGCCGATACGCCAGTTATGTTTAGTGAAGTAGACAATGGCGATATTCACGTTGTTGATGAAAGCGGCAAGTGCTATTTACAGGTAACGCGCAGTGGTGAGGTTACCCGTGAAGAGGCCGCAGTTGAAGCGTTTGCCCGCTGCTACGTTGCGTTTTCAGGCAAAAATTTCCCGCATTATTTGAAGCCGTTGATGGAGCAACATGGGGTGATGTTTAATCCTAAACGCCCGCTGGTCATTTACGACAGCATGGGGTTTTGCTTAGAGCGCTTAGACGGTTTTGCACCTGGATTGGCCCTGACCCGCTCCTCCTTAGATGTTCAGGGTAAGCGCGCCGATGCGCTGCTAGAGTTTTCGATTGAATCGGCAGGGGAAGCGGTGGGGGTGGGCTCCAAAAAATTAGTGGTTAGCGGCCTGTGTGACTACGACGCCGCTGAAATGGCCGCCATTGTTGACGAGTTTTATCGGTTAAAAGCAGCTTATGAAGCTGCCTAAGCGTTGTTAAACGCGTTGTTAAACAGTGGGCTAGGCCACTACCGTGACCGGGCAGGGGGCGAGCTCAATGACTTTTTGGCTTACGCTGCCTAGTAACGACTCCTGAAGATACCCCAAGCCCCGGCGACCCATCATAATCACGGGGCTGTCGGGGCATTGCTCAGCTTGCTCAATAATGGCCTCGGCGTAGCGCTCATCCTGTAAAAGTTGCTCGGTGACGCCCGCTGGAACCTCTCCTAACATCTCGCGGGTACGGCGAAAAACTCGTTGCGCTTCGTTCTCGTCGCTGTCCAGTAAGGGTTGTGACCCTGGGAGTTGGCAAAACAGCATCTCAACGCTGATGTGACCGCTGCGTGCCAGGTCGCCCGCTAATTGTGCGGCCGCGTCGCTGTGAGAAGAGCCATCCACCGGCAATAAAATACGCCCAATCTTTGCGGATTCAATACGATTGGCGTCGGCATGGATGATGGTAACCGGCCCACGGGCACGATGAACCACCGCATTGCTCACGCTCCCTCTTAGCCATTTACCCACCTCGCTAAGGTGACGGGCACCCATGACGAGCAACGTCTTTGAGTGCTGGCGGGCGTGTTCCACAATGATGCGTTCTGGCTGGTTTACAAACCCTTTGTCGTGCAGGCGTACCTCTTCAACGGTGAGCGACGCTGTAAAAGGCAGTGCCGTTAACTGCTGATGTGCGGCTTGAAAAACAGCGTTAGCTTTTGCATCTTGCTGGGCGCGGTCATGGTCGGCGCTAATCTCGCGGTTACTGGGCACATCGCTGAGCTCGGCGGGATTGAGCGGCAGGACATGAATCAGCTGTAAGGTGGCATCGAGTAGACTGGCTAGCAGAGCAGCATGGTGGGTGGCCGCTGCCGCTGCTTCGGAACTATCAACCGCTACCATCACCATGGATATTTGTTCGCTCATGCGTGTAGCTCCTTGTGGTTAAGAGCGTAATTTTTATAGTCGATAGCCTATCTCAGTCGCGCTTTAATATCTGCGTCAAGCGCAGTAAAGTTTTGCCATCCCGTTAACGGCAGCGGGTGCCATTAACGCAACCGCTAAGGTATTCTCAAAGCTGACTAATTAAAAAAACACCCAAAGCGCTAATATGGCGCTTTGTCTGGACAACGAG from Halomonas sp. 7T harbors:
- a CDS encoding nodulation efficiency, NfeD-like protein, coding for MDWDPAYSWLVVALLLSLAELSSGAMVLLALGIAAAFTAAIAALGFTLPWQLVSMAVFAGVLVPLGVMVIRPRFTPKGVAYGTTGTGVEKGNLYRTQRRDFDNATGIKVNGDFYRIRVVESGETELPPETLVVFKRFEGTTALIMLPQPEDLTRQDDLSQRKEP
- a CDS encoding DUF305 domain-containing protein; translation: MSSNMAERLQNRWKMMASVCAVAGLLVAPTVYAHHHDTDNGHAGHGQHESTGQDHRGNPAVAAYQAANDRMHEDMSMSFTGEPDVDFAKGMIPHHEGAIAMAEIVLEHGEDEDIRQLAQEIIDAQESEIAFLREWLAQQGH
- a CDS encoding trimeric intracellular cation channel family protein yields the protein MSGVIYWLDMAGVIVFALSGVILACRSRMDPFGMLVLAAVTGIGGGTLRDLVLGVRPVFWVTDPTYLWVVFATVGVSLIGFHYIHRLSRGFLPVADAFGLALFTVIGTHKALLLGAPGVVAVLMGMMTGVAGGMIRDVLAQRVPMVLREEIYATASLAGGVVYVALHTLGAPLTATIAASLMVTLGLRLAAIHWHLALPVFAWVTLPPKNNDAAAPLSTPEKAKERVRIIRRERTRR
- a CDS encoding DUF3581 domain-containing protein, with amino-acid sequence MFKDFYAQRGEYVVISAEQASRFAKGVAGDYNPIHNPDARRFCVPGDLLFTLVLVKFGLSRQMEFRFTNMVGADTPVMFSEVDNGDIHVVDESGKCYLQVTRSGEVTREEAAVEAFARCYVAFSGKNFPHYLKPLMEQHGVMFNPKRPLVIYDSMGFCLERLDGFAPGLALTRSSLDVQGKRADALLEFSIESAGEAVGVGSKKLVVSGLCDYDAAEMAAIVDEFYRLKAAYEAA
- a CDS encoding universal stress protein; protein product: MSEQISMVMVAVDSSEAAAAATHHAALLASLLDATLQLIHVLPLNPAELSDVPSNREISADHDRAQQDAKANAVFQAAHQQLTALPFTASLTVEEVRLHDKGFVNQPERIIVEHARQHSKTLLVMGARHLSEVGKWLRGSVSNAVVHRARGPVTIIHADANRIESAKIGRILLPVDGSSHSDAAAQLAGDLARSGHISVEMLFCQLPGSQPLLDSDENEAQRVFRRTREMLGEVPAGVTEQLLQDERYAEAIIEQAEQCPDSPVIMMGRRGLGYLQESLLGSVSQKVIELAPCPVTVVA